One window of Paralichthys olivaceus isolate ysfri-2021 chromosome 20, ASM2471397v2, whole genome shotgun sequence genomic DNA carries:
- the thrap3b gene encoding thyroid hormone receptor-associated protein 3b isoform X1 yields MSKAPDSHAQSRSRSRSKSRSYSRSRSRSRSRSRSRKRRYSSRSRSRSRSHTPSYRNYPSRDYQNNRGGFRGYNRGYRRPFHYRGRNRGYYNRGHYQNRGGGGYNYKSNWQGGGGGGWHDRHHDQDHHSHSPRRGRSRSRTPKKRSGSRSRSHYSDRSSSGRSRRSRRSSDSSRSRSSTPRHHSSKGKRGSKEAKDKLAESPPEKSGHAADGSAIEKASGGKWIDYDTSPKRASLKKEDALCGSESKGPSSSGPLWKTIGSVSPPAKSPTKSEQTASFGGFGFFSSEDAKAGDKTVISAAFKKFLAENKNKQAVEKENGREKEQSTSDRELEKGGKPGDLFSIASSFAKEDKTHPFFDAGEEEFLKSHGLKDQDIDEDGEIKPTLTARDIFGKWGDEPSYTTSYPSAKDKTRRDDEEAESIDHMEEDLYRSRKHSSKKEEKSKKKERKEKPRRSPSPATSTSREKERPLFPGAFPPCEDSPVRLSSSREEFELKFGSLDELPSVPHSFYSLSSSASKDRLVPRDLLNVSKKDPEFRSTFQHIQAAQLRRSPSELFAQHIVSIVHYIKAQHFHSSDMTLSERFAMYQRKAAEVEMMKPRKSPEIHRRIDVSPSAFKRHSHLFEDMEETSYKQDPSKKFKGDVMDLRLDIERRKRFAGKDFKREGARSPGDSRGPSREKSSEKSGKHHKKSKKGKKKRDRSPSSSSSSSSPSPYPPHFRGKAFMGEGMEQSEEGYGHPRYPPRDCGGPGDRGPRDYEGHAPERGRGRGFFPRVRGRGWNRGNYPGNNGNGNPANMNPPVRPPEEEWDPEYTPKSRKYYLVSTCRKQHSRRRHLQHDDRDGEKTWIDNRGRGRGSFPARRGRFVYRKGGSSPKWTHDMFQGGEERDMGDDGIEVDHKDVKSGGDAPGPKQ; encoded by the exons ATGTCGAAGGCTCCAGACTCTCATGCTCAGTCCCGCTCCAGATCGAGGTCCAAATCCAGATCCTACTCGAGATCTCGCTCTAGAAGCCGCTCCCGCTCAAGATCCAGAAAACGTCGCTACAG CTCCAGGTCTCGTTCCCGCTCTCGTTCACACACTCCCTCCTACAGAAACTATCCTAGCAGGGACTATCAGAACAACAGAGGCGGGTTCAGAGGCTACAACCGCGGTTACAGGAGGCCGTTCCACTACAGAGGCAGAAACCGCGGCTATTATAATCGTGGTCACTACCAGAACAGAGGAGGCGGTGGCTACAACTATAAATCCAACTGgcagggaggtggtggtggaggctgGCACGATCGCCACCATGACCAGGACCACCACTCGCACAGTCCAAGGAGGGGGCGCTCACGCTCCCGCACACCGAAGAAGCGCTCTGGCAGCCGGAGCCGCTCACACTACTCCGACCGCTCTTCGTCGGGCAGATCTCGGCGCTCCAGACGCTCCAGCGACTCCTCTCGATCTAGGTCCTCCACCCCACGCCATCACAGCAGCAAGGGCAAGCGTGGCTCCAAGGAAGCCAAAGACAAGCTCGCAGAAAGTCCACCGGAGAAATCAGGCCATGCAGCAGATGGCAGCGCCATTGAAAAGGCATCCGGGGGGAAATGGATCGACTACGACACCAGCCCCAAACGTGCCAGTCTTAAGAAAGAGGATGCTCTCTGTGGCTCTGAGTCAAAGGGACCCAGCAGCAGTGGTCCTCTGTGGAAAACCATCGGCAGCGTGTCCCCTCCAGCCAAGAGCCCCACAAAGTCGGAACAAACCGCCTCCTTCGGCGGCTTCGGGTTCTTCTCAAGTGAAGATGCCAAAGCTGGAGATAAGACTGTGATCTCTGCTGCCTTCAAAAA GTTCTTAgctgagaataaaaacaaacaggcgGTTGAAAAGGAGAACGGCCGTGAAAAGGAGCAGAGCACCTCAGACAGAGAGCTCGAGAAAGGCGGCAAGCCTGGAGACCTTTTCAGCATCGCCTCCTCTTTCGCCAAGGAAGACAAGACGCATCCCTTCTTCGATGCTGGAGAAGAGGAGTTCCTGAAGTCTCACGGCCTGAAGGACCAGGACATTGATGAGGACGGCGAGATCAAACCAACCCTGACAGCTCGCGACATTTTCGGGAAGTGGGGGGACGAGCCAAGCTACACAACTTCCTACCCGTCCGCCAAGGACAAAACCCGGAGAGATGACGAAGAGGCCGAGTCCATCGATCACATGGAGGAGGACTTGTACCGGAGCCGCAAGCACAGCtcaaagaaggaggagaagtccaagaagaaggagaggaaggaaaagccCCGGAGGAGTCCGTCCCCTGCCACATCAACGTCTAGAGAGAAAGAGCGCCCCCTGTTTCCTGGAGCGTTCCCTCCTTGTGAGGACTCTCCTGTACGCCTGTCATCGTCAAGGGAGGAGTTTGAGCTCAAATTTGGTTCTTTAGATGAGCTGCCCAG TGTTCCTCACTCATTCTATTCTCTCAGCTCCTCCGCATCTAAAGATCGCCTCGTGCCCCGGGATCTGCTGAATGTCTCTAAGAAAGATCCGGAGTTTCGTTCCACTTTCCAGCACATTCAGGCAGCGCAGCTCCGCCGTAGCCCCTCTGAGCTGTTTGCTCAGCACATAGTCTCAATCGTGCACTATATCAAAG CTCAACACTTCCACTCGTCAGACATGACTTTAAGTGAGCGGTTTGCCATGTAccaaagaaaagctgcagaggTAGAAATGATGAAGCCAAGGAAGAGCCCAGAAATCCACag GAGAATCGATGTTTCCCCCAGTGCCTTTAAGAGGCACTCTCACCTGTTTGAGGATATGGAGGAGACGAGCTACAAG CAGGATCCAAGTAAAAAGTTCAAAGGTGATGTGATGGACCTTCGGCTGGATATTGAAAGACGCAAGAGGTTTGCAGGGAAAGACTTCAAGCGAGAGGGCGCCAGGAGCCCGGGAGACTCCCGAGGGCCGAGCAGAGAGAAGTCCTCGGAGAaatctgggaaacaccacaaaAAATCCAA gaagggaaagaagaagCGTGATCGCTCcccgtcctcctcttcctcctcgtcctccccaTCCCCTTACCCTCCGCATTTCAGAGGTAAAGCGTTCATGGGCGAGGGGATGGAGCAATCGGAGGAGGGCTACGGTCACCCGCGTTATCCTCCGCGGGACTGCGGGGGACCTGGGGACAGAGGCCCTCGAGATTACGAGGGCCACGCCCCAGAGAGAGGCCGGGGTCGTGGATTT TTCCCCAGAGTCAGAGGACGAGGTTGGAACAGAGGAAATTATCCAGGAAACAACGGAAATGGAAATCCTGCTAATATGAATCCTCCAGTGCGCCCCCCGGAGGAGGAGTGGGACCCTGAATACACACCCAAGAGCAGGAAGTATTACCTGGTGAGCACGTGCAGAAAACAACACTCGAGAAGACGCCACCTTCAG CACGACGATCGCGATGGAGAGAAAACCTGGATCGACAACCGCGGAAGAGGCCGGGGCTCCTTCCCGGCTCGCCGCGGACGCTTCGTTTACCGAAAGGGAGGCAGCAGCCCGAAGTGGACGCACGACATGTTCCAGGGAGGAGAAGAGCGCGACATGGGAGACGACGGAATAGAAGTAGACCACAAAGACGTGAAGAGCGGCGGGGACGCCCCCGGCCCGAAGCAGTGA
- the thrap3b gene encoding thyroid hormone receptor-associated protein 3b isoform X2 produces MSKAPDSHAQSRSRSRSKSRSYSRSRSRSRSRSRSRKRRYSSRSRSRSRSHTPSYRNYPSRDYQNNRGGFRGYNRGYRRPFHYRGRNRGYYNRGHYQNRGGGGYNYKSNWQGGGGGGWHDRHHDQDHHSHSPRRGRSRSRTPKKRSGSRSRSHYSDRSSSGRSRRSRRSSDSSRSRSSTPRHHSSKGKRGSKEAKDKLAESPPEKSGHAADGSAIEKASGGKWIDYDTSPKRASLKKEDALCGSESKGPSSSGPLWKTIGSVSPPAKSPTKSEQTASFGGFGFFSSEDAKAGDKTVISAAFKKFLAENKNKQAVEKENGREKEQSTSDRELEKGGKPGDLFSIASSFAKEDKTHPFFDAGEEEFLKSHGLKDQDIDEDGEIKPTLTARDIFGKWGDEPSYTTSYPSAKDKTRRDDEEAESIDHMEEDLYRSRKHSSKKEEKSKKKERKEKPRRSPSPATSTSREKERPLFPGAFPPCEDSPVRLSSSREEFELKFGSLDELPSVPHSFYSLSSSASKDRLVPRDLLNVSKKDPEFRSTFQHIQAAQLRRSPSELFAQHIVSIVHYIKAQHFHSSDMTLSERFAMYQRKAAEVEMMKPRKSPEIHRRIDVSPSAFKRHSHLFEDMEETSYKDPSKKFKGDVMDLRLDIERRKRFAGKDFKREGARSPGDSRGPSREKSSEKSGKHHKKSKKGKKKRDRSPSSSSSSSSPSPYPPHFRGKAFMGEGMEQSEEGYGHPRYPPRDCGGPGDRGPRDYEGHAPERGRGRGFFPRVRGRGWNRGNYPGNNGNGNPANMNPPVRPPEEEWDPEYTPKSRKYYLVSTCRKQHSRRRHLQHDDRDGEKTWIDNRGRGRGSFPARRGRFVYRKGGSSPKWTHDMFQGGEERDMGDDGIEVDHKDVKSGGDAPGPKQ; encoded by the exons ATGTCGAAGGCTCCAGACTCTCATGCTCAGTCCCGCTCCAGATCGAGGTCCAAATCCAGATCCTACTCGAGATCTCGCTCTAGAAGCCGCTCCCGCTCAAGATCCAGAAAACGTCGCTACAG CTCCAGGTCTCGTTCCCGCTCTCGTTCACACACTCCCTCCTACAGAAACTATCCTAGCAGGGACTATCAGAACAACAGAGGCGGGTTCAGAGGCTACAACCGCGGTTACAGGAGGCCGTTCCACTACAGAGGCAGAAACCGCGGCTATTATAATCGTGGTCACTACCAGAACAGAGGAGGCGGTGGCTACAACTATAAATCCAACTGgcagggaggtggtggtggaggctgGCACGATCGCCACCATGACCAGGACCACCACTCGCACAGTCCAAGGAGGGGGCGCTCACGCTCCCGCACACCGAAGAAGCGCTCTGGCAGCCGGAGCCGCTCACACTACTCCGACCGCTCTTCGTCGGGCAGATCTCGGCGCTCCAGACGCTCCAGCGACTCCTCTCGATCTAGGTCCTCCACCCCACGCCATCACAGCAGCAAGGGCAAGCGTGGCTCCAAGGAAGCCAAAGACAAGCTCGCAGAAAGTCCACCGGAGAAATCAGGCCATGCAGCAGATGGCAGCGCCATTGAAAAGGCATCCGGGGGGAAATGGATCGACTACGACACCAGCCCCAAACGTGCCAGTCTTAAGAAAGAGGATGCTCTCTGTGGCTCTGAGTCAAAGGGACCCAGCAGCAGTGGTCCTCTGTGGAAAACCATCGGCAGCGTGTCCCCTCCAGCCAAGAGCCCCACAAAGTCGGAACAAACCGCCTCCTTCGGCGGCTTCGGGTTCTTCTCAAGTGAAGATGCCAAAGCTGGAGATAAGACTGTGATCTCTGCTGCCTTCAAAAA GTTCTTAgctgagaataaaaacaaacaggcgGTTGAAAAGGAGAACGGCCGTGAAAAGGAGCAGAGCACCTCAGACAGAGAGCTCGAGAAAGGCGGCAAGCCTGGAGACCTTTTCAGCATCGCCTCCTCTTTCGCCAAGGAAGACAAGACGCATCCCTTCTTCGATGCTGGAGAAGAGGAGTTCCTGAAGTCTCACGGCCTGAAGGACCAGGACATTGATGAGGACGGCGAGATCAAACCAACCCTGACAGCTCGCGACATTTTCGGGAAGTGGGGGGACGAGCCAAGCTACACAACTTCCTACCCGTCCGCCAAGGACAAAACCCGGAGAGATGACGAAGAGGCCGAGTCCATCGATCACATGGAGGAGGACTTGTACCGGAGCCGCAAGCACAGCtcaaagaaggaggagaagtccaagaagaaggagaggaaggaaaagccCCGGAGGAGTCCGTCCCCTGCCACATCAACGTCTAGAGAGAAAGAGCGCCCCCTGTTTCCTGGAGCGTTCCCTCCTTGTGAGGACTCTCCTGTACGCCTGTCATCGTCAAGGGAGGAGTTTGAGCTCAAATTTGGTTCTTTAGATGAGCTGCCCAG TGTTCCTCACTCATTCTATTCTCTCAGCTCCTCCGCATCTAAAGATCGCCTCGTGCCCCGGGATCTGCTGAATGTCTCTAAGAAAGATCCGGAGTTTCGTTCCACTTTCCAGCACATTCAGGCAGCGCAGCTCCGCCGTAGCCCCTCTGAGCTGTTTGCTCAGCACATAGTCTCAATCGTGCACTATATCAAAG CTCAACACTTCCACTCGTCAGACATGACTTTAAGTGAGCGGTTTGCCATGTAccaaagaaaagctgcagaggTAGAAATGATGAAGCCAAGGAAGAGCCCAGAAATCCACag GAGAATCGATGTTTCCCCCAGTGCCTTTAAGAGGCACTCTCACCTGTTTGAGGATATGGAGGAGACGAGCTACAAG GATCCAAGTAAAAAGTTCAAAGGTGATGTGATGGACCTTCGGCTGGATATTGAAAGACGCAAGAGGTTTGCAGGGAAAGACTTCAAGCGAGAGGGCGCCAGGAGCCCGGGAGACTCCCGAGGGCCGAGCAGAGAGAAGTCCTCGGAGAaatctgggaaacaccacaaaAAATCCAA gaagggaaagaagaagCGTGATCGCTCcccgtcctcctcttcctcctcgtcctccccaTCCCCTTACCCTCCGCATTTCAGAGGTAAAGCGTTCATGGGCGAGGGGATGGAGCAATCGGAGGAGGGCTACGGTCACCCGCGTTATCCTCCGCGGGACTGCGGGGGACCTGGGGACAGAGGCCCTCGAGATTACGAGGGCCACGCCCCAGAGAGAGGCCGGGGTCGTGGATTT TTCCCCAGAGTCAGAGGACGAGGTTGGAACAGAGGAAATTATCCAGGAAACAACGGAAATGGAAATCCTGCTAATATGAATCCTCCAGTGCGCCCCCCGGAGGAGGAGTGGGACCCTGAATACACACCCAAGAGCAGGAAGTATTACCTGGTGAGCACGTGCAGAAAACAACACTCGAGAAGACGCCACCTTCAG CACGACGATCGCGATGGAGAGAAAACCTGGATCGACAACCGCGGAAGAGGCCGGGGCTCCTTCCCGGCTCGCCGCGGACGCTTCGTTTACCGAAAGGGAGGCAGCAGCCCGAAGTGGACGCACGACATGTTCCAGGGAGGAGAAGAGCGCGACATGGGAGACGACGGAATAGAAGTAGACCACAAAGACGTGAAGAGCGGCGGGGACGCCCCCGGCCCGAAGCAGTGA
- the thrap3b gene encoding thyroid hormone receptor-associated protein 3b isoform X5, which translates to MSKAPDSHAQSRSRSRSKSRSYSRSRSRSRSRSRSRKRRYSSRSRSRSRSHTPSYRNYPSRDYQNNRGGFRGYNRGYRRPFHYRGRNRGYYNRGHYQNRGGGGYNYKSNWQGGGGGGWHDRHHDQDHHSHSPRRGRSRSRTPKKRSGSRSRSHYSDRSSSGRSRRSRRSSDSSRSRSSTPRHHSSKGKRGSKEAKDKLAESPPEKSGHAADGSAIEKASGGKWIDYDTSPKRASLKKEDALCGSESKGPSSSGPLWKTIGSVSPPAKSPTKSEQTASFGGFGFFSSEDAKAGDKTVISAAFKKFLAENKNKQAVEKENGREKEQSTSDRELEKGGKPGDLFSIASSFAKEDKTHPFFDAGEEEFLKSHGLKDQDIDEDGEIKPTLTARDIFGKWGDEPSYTTSYPSAKDKTRRDDEEAESIDHMEEDLYRSRKHSSKKEEKSKKKERKEKPRRSPSPATSTSREKERPLFPGAFPPCEDSPVRLSSSREEFELKFGSLDELPSVPHSFYSLSSSASKDRLVPRDLLNVSKKDPEFRSTFQHIQAAQLRRSPSELFAQHIVSIVHYIKAQHFHSSDMTLSERFAMYQRKAAEVEMMKPRKSPEIHRRIDVSPSAFKRHSHLFEDMEETSYKQDPSKKFKGDVMDLRLDIERRKRFAGKDFKREGARSPGDSRGPSREKSSEKSGKHHKKSKKGKKKRDRSPSSSSSSSSPSPYPPHFRGKAFMGEGMEQSEEGYGHPRYPPRDCGGPGDRGPRDYEGHAPERGRGRGFFPRVRGRGWNRGNYPGNNGNGNPANMNPPVRPPEEEWDPEYTPKSRKYYLHDDRDGEKTWIDNRGRGRGSFPARRGRFVYRKGGSSPKWTHDMFQGGEERDMGDDGIEVDHKDVKSGGDAPGPKQ; encoded by the exons ATGTCGAAGGCTCCAGACTCTCATGCTCAGTCCCGCTCCAGATCGAGGTCCAAATCCAGATCCTACTCGAGATCTCGCTCTAGAAGCCGCTCCCGCTCAAGATCCAGAAAACGTCGCTACAG CTCCAGGTCTCGTTCCCGCTCTCGTTCACACACTCCCTCCTACAGAAACTATCCTAGCAGGGACTATCAGAACAACAGAGGCGGGTTCAGAGGCTACAACCGCGGTTACAGGAGGCCGTTCCACTACAGAGGCAGAAACCGCGGCTATTATAATCGTGGTCACTACCAGAACAGAGGAGGCGGTGGCTACAACTATAAATCCAACTGgcagggaggtggtggtggaggctgGCACGATCGCCACCATGACCAGGACCACCACTCGCACAGTCCAAGGAGGGGGCGCTCACGCTCCCGCACACCGAAGAAGCGCTCTGGCAGCCGGAGCCGCTCACACTACTCCGACCGCTCTTCGTCGGGCAGATCTCGGCGCTCCAGACGCTCCAGCGACTCCTCTCGATCTAGGTCCTCCACCCCACGCCATCACAGCAGCAAGGGCAAGCGTGGCTCCAAGGAAGCCAAAGACAAGCTCGCAGAAAGTCCACCGGAGAAATCAGGCCATGCAGCAGATGGCAGCGCCATTGAAAAGGCATCCGGGGGGAAATGGATCGACTACGACACCAGCCCCAAACGTGCCAGTCTTAAGAAAGAGGATGCTCTCTGTGGCTCTGAGTCAAAGGGACCCAGCAGCAGTGGTCCTCTGTGGAAAACCATCGGCAGCGTGTCCCCTCCAGCCAAGAGCCCCACAAAGTCGGAACAAACCGCCTCCTTCGGCGGCTTCGGGTTCTTCTCAAGTGAAGATGCCAAAGCTGGAGATAAGACTGTGATCTCTGCTGCCTTCAAAAA GTTCTTAgctgagaataaaaacaaacaggcgGTTGAAAAGGAGAACGGCCGTGAAAAGGAGCAGAGCACCTCAGACAGAGAGCTCGAGAAAGGCGGCAAGCCTGGAGACCTTTTCAGCATCGCCTCCTCTTTCGCCAAGGAAGACAAGACGCATCCCTTCTTCGATGCTGGAGAAGAGGAGTTCCTGAAGTCTCACGGCCTGAAGGACCAGGACATTGATGAGGACGGCGAGATCAAACCAACCCTGACAGCTCGCGACATTTTCGGGAAGTGGGGGGACGAGCCAAGCTACACAACTTCCTACCCGTCCGCCAAGGACAAAACCCGGAGAGATGACGAAGAGGCCGAGTCCATCGATCACATGGAGGAGGACTTGTACCGGAGCCGCAAGCACAGCtcaaagaaggaggagaagtccaagaagaaggagaggaaggaaaagccCCGGAGGAGTCCGTCCCCTGCCACATCAACGTCTAGAGAGAAAGAGCGCCCCCTGTTTCCTGGAGCGTTCCCTCCTTGTGAGGACTCTCCTGTACGCCTGTCATCGTCAAGGGAGGAGTTTGAGCTCAAATTTGGTTCTTTAGATGAGCTGCCCAG TGTTCCTCACTCATTCTATTCTCTCAGCTCCTCCGCATCTAAAGATCGCCTCGTGCCCCGGGATCTGCTGAATGTCTCTAAGAAAGATCCGGAGTTTCGTTCCACTTTCCAGCACATTCAGGCAGCGCAGCTCCGCCGTAGCCCCTCTGAGCTGTTTGCTCAGCACATAGTCTCAATCGTGCACTATATCAAAG CTCAACACTTCCACTCGTCAGACATGACTTTAAGTGAGCGGTTTGCCATGTAccaaagaaaagctgcagaggTAGAAATGATGAAGCCAAGGAAGAGCCCAGAAATCCACag GAGAATCGATGTTTCCCCCAGTGCCTTTAAGAGGCACTCTCACCTGTTTGAGGATATGGAGGAGACGAGCTACAAG CAGGATCCAAGTAAAAAGTTCAAAGGTGATGTGATGGACCTTCGGCTGGATATTGAAAGACGCAAGAGGTTTGCAGGGAAAGACTTCAAGCGAGAGGGCGCCAGGAGCCCGGGAGACTCCCGAGGGCCGAGCAGAGAGAAGTCCTCGGAGAaatctgggaaacaccacaaaAAATCCAA gaagggaaagaagaagCGTGATCGCTCcccgtcctcctcttcctcctcgtcctccccaTCCCCTTACCCTCCGCATTTCAGAGGTAAAGCGTTCATGGGCGAGGGGATGGAGCAATCGGAGGAGGGCTACGGTCACCCGCGTTATCCTCCGCGGGACTGCGGGGGACCTGGGGACAGAGGCCCTCGAGATTACGAGGGCCACGCCCCAGAGAGAGGCCGGGGTCGTGGATTT TTCCCCAGAGTCAGAGGACGAGGTTGGAACAGAGGAAATTATCCAGGAAACAACGGAAATGGAAATCCTGCTAATATGAATCCTCCAGTGCGCCCCCCGGAGGAGGAGTGGGACCCTGAATACACACCCAAGAGCAGGAAGTATTACCTG CACGACGATCGCGATGGAGAGAAAACCTGGATCGACAACCGCGGAAGAGGCCGGGGCTCCTTCCCGGCTCGCCGCGGACGCTTCGTTTACCGAAAGGGAGGCAGCAGCCCGAAGTGGACGCACGACATGTTCCAGGGAGGAGAAGAGCGCGACATGGGAGACGACGGAATAGAAGTAGACCACAAAGACGTGAAGAGCGGCGGGGACGCCCCCGGCCCGAAGCAGTGA
- the thrap3b gene encoding thyroid hormone receptor-associated protein 3b isoform X8: MSKAPDSHAQSRSRSRSKSRSYSRSRSRSRSRSRSRKRRYSSRSRSRSRSHTPSYRNYPSRDYQNNRGGFRGYNRGYRRPFHYRGRNRGYYNRGHYQNRGGGGYNYKSNWQGGGGGGWHDRHHDQDHHSHSPRRGRSRSRTPKKRSGSRSRSHYSDRSSSGRSRRSRRSSDSSRSRSSTPRHHSSKGKRGSKEAKDKLAESPPEKSGHAADGSAIEKASGGKWIDYDTSPKRASLKKEDALCGSESKGPSSSGPLWKTIGSVSPPAKSPTKSEQTASFGGFGFFSSEDAKAGDKTVISAAFKKFLAENKNKQAVEKENGREKEQSTSDRELEKGGKPGDLFSIASSFAKEDKTHPFFDAGEEEFLKSHGLKDQDIDEDGEIKPTLTARDIFGKWGDEPSYTTSYPSAKDKTRRDDEEAESIDHMEEDLYRSRKHSSKKEEKSKKKERKEKPRRSPSPATSTSREKERPLFPGAFPPCEDSPVRLSSSREEFELKFGSLDELPSSSASKDRLVPRDLLNVSKKDPEFRSTFQHIQAAQLRRSPSELFAQHIVSIVHYIKAQHFHSSDMTLSERFAMYQRKAAEVEMMKPRKSPEIHRRIDVSPSAFKRHSHLFEDMEETSYKDPSKKFKGDVMDLRLDIERRKRFAGKDFKREGARSPGDSRGPSREKSSEKSGKHHKKSKKGKKKRDRSPSSSSSSSSPSPYPPHFRGKAFMGEGMEQSEEGYGHPRYPPRDCGGPGDRGPRDYEGHAPERGRGRGFFPRVRGRGWNRGNYPGNNGNGNPANMNPPVRPPEEEWDPEYTPKSRKYYLHDDRDGEKTWIDNRGRGRGSFPARRGRFVYRKGGSSPKWTHDMFQGGEERDMGDDGIEVDHKDVKSGGDAPGPKQ; this comes from the exons ATGTCGAAGGCTCCAGACTCTCATGCTCAGTCCCGCTCCAGATCGAGGTCCAAATCCAGATCCTACTCGAGATCTCGCTCTAGAAGCCGCTCCCGCTCAAGATCCAGAAAACGTCGCTACAG CTCCAGGTCTCGTTCCCGCTCTCGTTCACACACTCCCTCCTACAGAAACTATCCTAGCAGGGACTATCAGAACAACAGAGGCGGGTTCAGAGGCTACAACCGCGGTTACAGGAGGCCGTTCCACTACAGAGGCAGAAACCGCGGCTATTATAATCGTGGTCACTACCAGAACAGAGGAGGCGGTGGCTACAACTATAAATCCAACTGgcagggaggtggtggtggaggctgGCACGATCGCCACCATGACCAGGACCACCACTCGCACAGTCCAAGGAGGGGGCGCTCACGCTCCCGCACACCGAAGAAGCGCTCTGGCAGCCGGAGCCGCTCACACTACTCCGACCGCTCTTCGTCGGGCAGATCTCGGCGCTCCAGACGCTCCAGCGACTCCTCTCGATCTAGGTCCTCCACCCCACGCCATCACAGCAGCAAGGGCAAGCGTGGCTCCAAGGAAGCCAAAGACAAGCTCGCAGAAAGTCCACCGGAGAAATCAGGCCATGCAGCAGATGGCAGCGCCATTGAAAAGGCATCCGGGGGGAAATGGATCGACTACGACACCAGCCCCAAACGTGCCAGTCTTAAGAAAGAGGATGCTCTCTGTGGCTCTGAGTCAAAGGGACCCAGCAGCAGTGGTCCTCTGTGGAAAACCATCGGCAGCGTGTCCCCTCCAGCCAAGAGCCCCACAAAGTCGGAACAAACCGCCTCCTTCGGCGGCTTCGGGTTCTTCTCAAGTGAAGATGCCAAAGCTGGAGATAAGACTGTGATCTCTGCTGCCTTCAAAAA GTTCTTAgctgagaataaaaacaaacaggcgGTTGAAAAGGAGAACGGCCGTGAAAAGGAGCAGAGCACCTCAGACAGAGAGCTCGAGAAAGGCGGCAAGCCTGGAGACCTTTTCAGCATCGCCTCCTCTTTCGCCAAGGAAGACAAGACGCATCCCTTCTTCGATGCTGGAGAAGAGGAGTTCCTGAAGTCTCACGGCCTGAAGGACCAGGACATTGATGAGGACGGCGAGATCAAACCAACCCTGACAGCTCGCGACATTTTCGGGAAGTGGGGGGACGAGCCAAGCTACACAACTTCCTACCCGTCCGCCAAGGACAAAACCCGGAGAGATGACGAAGAGGCCGAGTCCATCGATCACATGGAGGAGGACTTGTACCGGAGCCGCAAGCACAGCtcaaagaaggaggagaagtccaagaagaaggagaggaaggaaaagccCCGGAGGAGTCCGTCCCCTGCCACATCAACGTCTAGAGAGAAAGAGCGCCCCCTGTTTCCTGGAGCGTTCCCTCCTTGTGAGGACTCTCCTGTACGCCTGTCATCGTCAAGGGAGGAGTTTGAGCTCAAATTTGGTTCTTTAGATGAGCTGCCCAG CTCCTCCGCATCTAAAGATCGCCTCGTGCCCCGGGATCTGCTGAATGTCTCTAAGAAAGATCCGGAGTTTCGTTCCACTTTCCAGCACATTCAGGCAGCGCAGCTCCGCCGTAGCCCCTCTGAGCTGTTTGCTCAGCACATAGTCTCAATCGTGCACTATATCAAAG CTCAACACTTCCACTCGTCAGACATGACTTTAAGTGAGCGGTTTGCCATGTAccaaagaaaagctgcagaggTAGAAATGATGAAGCCAAGGAAGAGCCCAGAAATCCACag GAGAATCGATGTTTCCCCCAGTGCCTTTAAGAGGCACTCTCACCTGTTTGAGGATATGGAGGAGACGAGCTACAAG GATCCAAGTAAAAAGTTCAAAGGTGATGTGATGGACCTTCGGCTGGATATTGAAAGACGCAAGAGGTTTGCAGGGAAAGACTTCAAGCGAGAGGGCGCCAGGAGCCCGGGAGACTCCCGAGGGCCGAGCAGAGAGAAGTCCTCGGAGAaatctgggaaacaccacaaaAAATCCAA gaagggaaagaagaagCGTGATCGCTCcccgtcctcctcttcctcctcgtcctccccaTCCCCTTACCCTCCGCATTTCAGAGGTAAAGCGTTCATGGGCGAGGGGATGGAGCAATCGGAGGAGGGCTACGGTCACCCGCGTTATCCTCCGCGGGACTGCGGGGGACCTGGGGACAGAGGCCCTCGAGATTACGAGGGCCACGCCCCAGAGAGAGGCCGGGGTCGTGGATTT TTCCCCAGAGTCAGAGGACGAGGTTGGAACAGAGGAAATTATCCAGGAAACAACGGAAATGGAAATCCTGCTAATATGAATCCTCCAGTGCGCCCCCCGGAGGAGGAGTGGGACCCTGAATACACACCCAAGAGCAGGAAGTATTACCTG CACGACGATCGCGATGGAGAGAAAACCTGGATCGACAACCGCGGAAGAGGCCGGGGCTCCTTCCCGGCTCGCCGCGGACGCTTCGTTTACCGAAAGGGAGGCAGCAGCCCGAAGTGGACGCACGACATGTTCCAGGGAGGAGAAGAGCGCGACATGGGAGACGACGGAATAGAAGTAGACCACAAAGACGTGAAGAGCGGCGGGGACGCCCCCGGCCCGAAGCAGTGA